The DNA segment TGATTTCTTTGGTTTCTTAGCTAGAAACTTGAGTGATTTTCGTTTTAGATTTTCCCCTATTCTTCTTTTGTTGTAGCAAAGGGAGTTTTTTGTTGCCAGTCCTTTATTAATCATCTCCAGTTTTTTGTTCATACCCAATTATGTTCTTTTTCAAACCTAAGTACTCAACcccattttttactttttcaaacATTATCCCAGATTCTGAAAACCCACCCTCTAATTTTTGGGGAAAAAGTTAGGGTTTCAACATTTTTTATGATGGGGTTTTCTTCTCTTGTGATTTTACCTAGAAAAACCTTCCACCTACCTTCATTTCTCTTTCTCTGTTCAAAAAGGTTGTTGAAATTTCTCTAGCTCCTCATCCTTTCTTTTACTAGCAGATCTTTTTGTTGAGAagtttgtcattattaaactttatttgtggcATTTAGTGTAACTTTTGGATTTTgtgacttttaattttttataaccaaaagtgatttttgagttataggagttatgtgagttatgagTATTTGATGACATTTATAGATTTAAACCATTAGCATTCCTATGGTTATGTTTGTAAGCCTATATAAATGCATGCTTagttgaatgaaaaatatatctctcatttttcatatttgtcctctatgttctttttttttttctaacatagtggtatcagagctactagaaaatattgagagaaaaatggccAACGGTGGGATAGGTTCACTTCAACTACCAATGCTTACCAAGGTCAACTATGACAATTGGAGCATCAAGATAAAAGCGTTACAAGAGCACAAGACGTGTGGGAGATCGTGGAGAACGGTTTCCAAGAGGCAGAAGCTGGAGtcgatcaagagcaaagagatGCCTTAAAGGAGACAAGAAAGAAGCACAAGAAGGCCCTTTATATCTTATATCAATCGATGGACGAAGATACGTTTGAGGCCATCGCCAATACGGAGACGTCAAAGGCGGCATGGAACAAGCTCCAATCGACTCATAGAGGAGCCAATCGTGTGAAAAAGGTACGGTTGCAAACCTTATGTGGTGAGTTTGAATCTTTATAAATGAAAGAGATGGAGGTGATAGCAGAATATCACACAAAAGTAATGGTTGTCGTCAACCAATTGAGATGGAATGTTGAAGAAATCACCGATGTTCGTGTCATGGAGAAGGTTCTACAAAGTCTAAATACAAAGTTCGAGATTATCGCCACGATGATCGAGGAGACACAGGATCTCGAGAACATGACAATTGAACTATTTATAGGCTCGTTACAAGCCtatgaggagaaaaagaaaaggaggatGGAGCAAACAAAGACCGTTGAACAACTTCTCGAACTCAAAATCAAGGAGGAGAATTGTCGTGGACGTGGAAGAGGTCGTGGTTGTCGAGGCCATGGTGGAAGAGGTGAAGCCAACACCGATATTTCTCAAAACTCGTCTGAATCCTCAAGAGAAAGAGGAGGTCGAGGTCGTGGAAGACGTGGTGGAAGGTCTGGGAGAGATAAATCTCaggtaaaatgttataattgtaaCAAATATGGACATTATGTGAATGAATGTTACTCATCTCAAACAGAGTCGATTGATCGAAAGCATTAGGTCCAATCAACCGCTAGCACATCAAAAGCCCATCAAGGGCAATCCAATTATGCAGAGGAGAATGGAACCTTATTTATGGTTTCAAAGGGAGAAGAAGAGAGTCAAGATAGTATGTGGTATCTTGACACAGGAGCCTCGAATCACATGTGTGGAAAACGCGAGATGTTTATGGAGTTGAACGAGATGGAGAAAGGTAATATTGCCTTTAGAGACAATTATTTGGCCGCCATTAAAGGAATAGGTAAAATTCTCATTCGgttaaaaaatggagaaaatcaatatatcacaaatatttattacattcccaatgtaaaaaataatatattgagtGTAGGACAATTGTTAGAGAAAGGTTTTGAGGTTCAAATGAAAATCAATTGTTTGTATTTGAGGGATAATCATGAGAGACTTATTGCTAAAGTCTCCATGACCAAAAACTGAATGTTTCCTTTAAATATATGTAATGATATTCCAAAATGCTTGAAGACGTGTTATAAAGATCTCTCTTGGCTATGGCATCTACGGTTCGGGTACCTCCATTTTGGAAGTCTAGAAGATTtgtcgaagaagaagatggtgcGAGGTTTACCACACATTCACAAGCCAAACAAAGTGTATGAAGGGTGTTTGCTTGGCAAACATCATCGAAGTAGTTTTCTGAAGGAGTCTATGACAAGAGCAAAGAAGACTTTAGAACTCATCCATGTCGATGTGTGTGCAATGATCAAACCAGAGTCTTAtggtaaaaataaatatttccttctctttattgatgatttttctaaaaaaaacatgggtgtactttttgaaggaaaaatcagAAGTATTTGAAATCTTCAAGAGATTTAAGGCATGTGTGGAGAATGAAAGCAACCTGACAATCAAGGCCATGAGAACCGATCGAGGTGGTGAATTCACATCAAATGAGTTCAAAAAATTTTGTGATGAAAAAGGCATCCGACGTTCGTTAACAGTCTCAAGGACACTGCAACAAAATGGCGTGGTGGAGAGGAAGAATTGGACAATCTTGAACATGGCAAGAAGCATGCTAAAGACGAAGAAGATGCCGAGGAAATTTTGGGCGAAGGCCGTAGCTTGTGCAGTCTATTTGACAAATCGAGCACCAACCAAAAGTGTGCTTGACAAGACGCCTCAAGAAGCATGGAATGGAAGAAAGCCCGGGATTGGTCACTTCAAGGTGTTTAGGAGTATTGCATATGCTCATGTGTCGGAAGAAAAAAGAACCAAGCTCGATGATCAAAGCGAGAAACTCATCTTCATCGACTATGATGCAAGTTTAAAGGGTTATCGTCTTTACAATCCTTTGAATGGGAAGGTAATGATTAGTCGTGATGTTGTTTTTGATGAGGAAGCCTCTTGGGTTTGGAATATACAAGAGGAGAAGTATGATTTCCTTCCATATTTTGAAGAAGACGATGAAAAAGAGTCGACAAGGGATGAAATGGGTAAAGGTTTGCCCATTCCAGTGCCACCTCATTCGACCGATCGATCATCATCTAAAGGTTCATCCAGTGATTCGGAGAACGAAATTGGCCCAAGAGGAACTTGAAGTCTACTGGAACTTAATGAggtaaatgaaaatcaaaatgacaTAATTCTCTATTGTCTTTTTTATGATTGTGAGCCTATTAGTTTCCAAGAAGCCATTgcaagcaagaaatagaaagatgcaatggatgaagaaattCGAGCGATAGAGAAAAATGACACATGGGAGTTGACCAAGCTTCCAAAAGGGCACAAACCAATCGGAGTAAAGTGGGTatacaagaaaaagagaaaagtcaaTGGCGATGTTGAGAGGCACAAGGCGAGACTAGTGGTGAAAGGGTATAGCCAACGACATGGCATCGACTATGATGAGGTATTTGTCATTGTTGTTCGCCTTGAAACTATTCGTTTGATTATTACTTTGGCAGCCCATAATCATTGGAAGATACATtaaatggatgtcaaatcgGCATTCTTGAATGGAATTCTTGAGGAAGAGGTCTATGTGGAACAACCATTGGGTTATGAAGTCAAGggtgaagaagataaagtgcTTCGATTGAAGAAGGTACTTTATGGTTTAAAGCAAGCACCAAGAGCATGGAATTCGAAGATTGACAAGTACTTTCAAGAGAAAAAGTATATGAAGTGTCTTTATGAGCATGCTTGCTACATCAAAATGCagggtgaaagcataataatcatttgtttatatgttgatgatttagtaTTTACTGGAAACAATCCTAGCATGTTTGATGAGTTCAAAAGAGAGATGGCAAAGGAGTTTGAAATGACAGACATTGGTCTCATGAGTTACTATCTTGGGATCGAGGTCAAACAAAGTGGAGATGGGATTTTTATATCCCAAGAGGGCTATGCTAAAGAAGTGCTCAAAAAGTTCAATATGAATGATGTTAATCCAGTTGGAACACCGATAGAATGTGGAGTCAAAATCACCAagcaagatgaagaagagaaggtaaattctatatatttcaaaagcttggttGGAAGTTTGAGATACTTGACATGTACAAGACCGGATATTCTTTATTCGATTGGAATTATTAGTCGATTTATGGAGGAACCGACAGCAACACATTGCAAAATATCAAAAAGGATACTTCGCTACATCAAAGGGACGATTGGTATGGTCTTTCCtatgtctcttctagcaattttGATATTGTTGGTTATTGTGATAATGATTGGAGTAGTGATTTGGATGATCGAAAGAGCACTACGGggtttgtgttttttattggtGAAATGGCGTTCACATGGATGGCAAAAAAGCAACCCATAGACACATTATCAACATGCGAGGCAGAGTACGTCGCTGTAACTTCATGTATATGTCATgcaatttggctaagaaacttAGTGAAGGAGTTGAAGTTTCAAATGGAAGGTCCAATGGAGATTTTTGTTGACAACAAATCGGCCATTGTCTTAGCCAAAAATCTGGTATTTCATGGGAGGAGCAAGCACATTGATACTCGATTTCACTACATTTGGGATTGCATTACGAAGAAAGAAGTGGAATTCAAATATATCAAGTCACAAAACCAAACGGCGAACATTTTCACAAAACCCCTCAAGTTGGAGACTTTTATCAAAATGAGGAGTTTACTTGGTGTAACAAATCAAGTTTAAGGGGGGGTGTTGAAAAAtttgtcattattaaactttatttgtggcATTTACTGTGACTTTTGGATTTTGTGACTTTAGTTTTTTGTAACCAATAGTGATTTTTGagttataggagttatgtgagttatgagcatttgatgacatttatAGCTTTAAACCTTTGGCATTCCTATGGTTATGTTTGTAAGCCTATGCAAAGGTATGCTTAgttgaatggaaaatatatctctcatttttcatatttgtcctcCACGTTTTTTTTCTAACACTTTTGTGGTTTGTTCTCAATTCAAGAGCTTGATTTAATCCTGATTGAGCCTAAAAAATCTTTTACAGGTTTTTGTTTTAGCTTAATGTTAGATATTAACGGCCTAAATCGCTTGGTGTCATCATGATTTTTGGGAGATGACTTATTTTTAATTGGTACTAGTTTGTTTTGCTAGCTCATTTAGTCCATGTAGCCCTTCTTGATGTTAAATTTTGACCAAGTTTTTGTGTTTGATGAGGAAAATTAATGATTCTATTGATAATTTACTTCAATTTTTGTATGATATTGTTGGGTTTTTCTAGTGTTGATAGTGTGAATACTTATAGATTTAGTTCCCATCTGGGTTAGAAaggtttagtttattttttgttttagatcTATGTAGTTTCAAATGTTACTTGGTATGTAACACTTGTGTTTTTGGCTACGTATACAAAATTTGAGTCTAAAAATGAGTGAATTGAGATTTTGTTAAATGcaatatgaaattttgaatgatATAGCTTTGAAagctcaaaatttaaaatcaaatatgctGAAGTACAAAagcaaaataaattaattgaacttGTTGCATCAGTTAGTCAATGATATATAAAATGGTTCGTTGGGCTGGACTTGTACTTGATTGTTTGAAGCGCCAGctaaaatacatatatatgtatggATATTGAAAAGTCATTTCTATTTGTGAGTAGTTGATATTTCCTAGTTCACTGCTTGATCATACAATTTTTCATCCCTATTAAATTCTTCTATCTATTTATCTAGTTGTTGCACTGCTTGATGATCAGAGCTGCAGTATCAGTATTTTGATATATCCTCATTGTTGCATACTTAGATCTTTAAAATGTTAGAGATAGGGGTGTATAAATACTTGTAATAACTTGAAATTTTCATTAGAAGTTCGTTAATGTTAATAAGGTTAGGATGGTTTGGTCATAGGCAGATAATTTGAAGATTAGAATTCTAGGAGAAAGCTAGTCACTATGGATGCTATTATCTATACATATGGTTAGGAAAGCCagtgggtatttgtgaggaagaTTAAAGTTAGCATATTTGTATTTTTCACGTGTGTTAGATGGGTGGGAGATCATGCAAACTTTAGAGAATGCACTTGAAAGGTCGTCGATAActagtatattttatttttgttattgctTCCTTATCTCTTGGTTGACTCCACGATGAAAATCAGGAAGATGATATCTTTCGCCTTTATAAGGGCTTACATATCCTTTTATTTGTGGATATTTGGCTTCAACCAGATAATATTTGCTTGTAAAATGCATattaatctattaaaaaaattataaaccaTGCAaagtttaatattaaaatttgaggatttttctttttaactatgAGAATAAAATCCAACATAAAACTCACAATCTTTTTTATGATGTGATAGTTTCTTTTTGAATTGGAATTTTTTAAcactaacattaaaaaaaataaggaaactTTGTATTTACGTTGgtgtctgttttttttttttttttttttttttttaattagtatttACAAACACTTCAGGGGAGAGATCCTAAAAAACTGTTGTTGGTGTCTCGATTGTCGTTCTGattgtttgaaaattaactTTTGCAAGAAAAATTGGAGgaaattaaaaatgtaatttttggTAATAAAAGGAGATGGTTTTATTGCTGTACATGGGTTAGGTTGAGTTAGATTGAGtgtattttttggaccaatccGAAAATTTGGATTGGTTGAGTTGGCAACCCAAATAACCAAATAAAGTTTCTAACCtaacccttaaaattcgggttggattggattgtcgggttataatttttttctttttaattaaaaatatgtaaatttatatacaacacatgactaataactaaaatctcataaaattcaaatgctaaataccaaatatctaagatatttatttcaaattaaaataaagacaaatattataataattttaaaagaaaaatattattcacaaattaatcaatacaaagtaaccaaattttaaataaagagaaatatatatggtatattttatttatatatataaaattcgggttgggttgggttaactcaaatttttttaaccaacacacaacccaacccaacccaacacttaaattttgggttgggtagtctggATTATTTAGGTTGTCCAGTTATTTTGAATACCCCTCgatggttttttgttttttttaaggttatattataatattcatcAATGCAGTTCCAAAAATCAATAGTAaatgattttgattttatttccttgccaaatattatcattttacaaataaaaaaaaaaaagattattataCTAGTAAAAGTGATTTTAGCTTCACCAAAATTATTGCAAAACACACCCTAAGTTAATGTTATTTTTGTGTATTTGATAGGATAATTATACCTTATGATTGGTTTTGATATATGCCACTGGGTATTGTCTGTTATGTGGACTTACATGAAAATATGACTTATTTCTTTATGCTTATTACACCTAGCAAAATAGACAATGTCAAACAAATTGTAAGTATTTAAGTTTATTTAATAttgatgttaatttatttttgttctctTTAAGTTTTGTAAAAAGTATTAATttggtttatatttttgttatcttttatttaGAGGTGATAAAGATGTATATGCCACAAAGTACACTTCGAGAGTATAAAAAATGGCGATATACTCCTTTGCATAGAATGTGGATATTATGTGTAACGAGGTTCATGAAAAAGGTTTTGCATCATTTGGATACTTGTAGTATTAAATCTCTTATATTGTCACTCTTCTTCCTTACTATtattatatacattatacttattaataatgaatttagtttaatatttcttattttctttcattgtAGTTAAATATTGAGAGTGCAAAAGAACATCGACGAGGTACGAGTATCAAACTATGTTTGATCAAATATTCTACAGTGGTACACAATATTTATTTGGATTCACTCTAAACTTGCATTATCCTTTAAATATTTTGGAGTTTTTTTCGTTTCATTTTAATAGACCTTAGCCATTTTGTATAGGTTTGAAATATATTGTAGCTTTGTTGGTTGTCAAACTATTTTTTGTAATCTTGGTAGATTTGAAACTTATTGTATAGCTTTTTTAAGAGCGTTGTATTTGAAACTCAATCGTGAATTTATCAAATATTGATATGAAATGACGGATTATGTTCTTGATTTGTGTTATTAAACTTTTGTGAACCGGATGATTTAATTGAAACAGGATTGAGAATAATTATGGTTGTACAAATCATTTTATGCAAGATTTGAATTCCAATTATAtgctaatatatatttattacagGTTTAATTAGAAATTATGTTAGTTTTAAATTGTTATCGTAGTATACAATAATGTTTGATTATAAACTAACATAATAGCAAACTCATCCTACATGACGTTTAATGTCCGTTTATAATTGATATCCTAGCAAATTGCCATTGTATGGATATGTTGTCAGTTAGCAACCGTCATCATAAACAACTGTCATCGTACATATACGATGTCGGATGATGTGATGGCAGTTCAGAACTACTATCAAAGCTAATCCGTTATTGTACCCGATCATGACATGCAATACAATGGTAGTTTATAATCTATCGTCATAGTATACGACAGCACATATTGTTTTTGAATACTCTGAATCGGCGAAAGCCGAAGCTACTCGGTTTTGGTTCTAGAACTGAGCTGTCGGGATTGATTTTGGTTCAAAccgattttctttttctagattaaaaacaaaaaaaaaaaaaaaagaatgtcgAATTTTATAGAGCATGCAATCTGCATCTTTGTAACCAGCACAAAAATCGTATCGAAGGAAAAGTAAAAACAATGGAGGCAGTCAAAAAAACACTTAAACCAATAGAACTAAACAATAATGTAAAGGAGACCTAAACATGGTAGTGAAAGACCAAACTAGACTTGAGATAAACGGTAAAAAACCAAAACTATCGAACTCGAAGTGGAGGGGAGAATGGAAATGGCAGGTGGGCTGGCGTTTGAGCTTCGGATGGCCGACGGTGGCTCTAGAGAATGGCGACTGGCGATTAAGCTTCAAAATGTAGAAGGAGATGGCAACCGGCAAGGGAGAAATGGAGAGAGGTGGATTGACACTTTAGAAGGTAGGGCATGCAAACTTTTAGGGTGCGTTTGATGTGCATATTTGGAATGCTACGTTTGGTAATGTTAAGCcgaattaagtgggaggtttaGGTAGTTTGCATTTAAGAAAACTGTATTTGGAAGGTAGGTTTTGAAAGTTtggatttaaaaaatatgtgtTTTGAAGGTAGGATTAAGTAGctgaaatattttattgtatttaatttttttttaaaaaaattaaaataaatattttgtctaaaattataaatttatttaatttattattttaataatgtgATAGATTTTGAAATACAAATTCATAGACTTTTGTCActttaattagtttgaaaatgatcatttttttttgtcataatacgctaatttaaaattgaaataaattagtattttaatattagATTCAATTATTGAAAGATTAATACTTTTCCTtttatcaaattacatttgaggaataaaaaaaattgagttttagtttttatttggtcgctaaattattttaaacattttaagtCTTCGAGATAGTTAAATTGaccaaggaaaaaaatgaaaatgttattaaattaaattaggtttTTTACACCTATAGcctaaataaatatatctatacaaTTGCAGTCTAATGGCgtgtttggaatgacttagaaaaaaaaattcaaaaattcatttttattaaaacacttttgataatAACTCATTAAAACAAGAAACACACATG comes from the Benincasa hispida cultivar B227 chromosome 5, ASM972705v1, whole genome shotgun sequence genome and includes:
- the LOC120077242 gene encoding uncharacterized protein LOC120077242 codes for the protein MALHDGRDALDDVHDALDDRHRRYTMSVSESYTMSGNESCAIGCVLHDERERDRWVMSISERSLNDELHDGAHQDKSVTRAQDVWEIVENGFQEAEAGVDQEQRDALKETRKKHKKALYILYQSMDEDTFEAIANTETSKAAWNKLQSTHRGANRVKKMEVIAEYHTKVMVVVNQLRWNVEEITDVRVMEKVLQSLNTKFEIIATMIEETQDLENMTIELFIGSLQAYEEKKKRRMEQTKTVEQLLELKIKEENCRGRGRGRGCRGHGGRGEANTDISQNSSESSRERGGRGRGRRGGRSGRDKSQVQSTASTSKAHQGQSNYAEENGTLFMVSKGEEESQDSMWYLDTGASNHMCGKREMFMELNEMEKGNIAFRDNYLAAIKGIGQLLEKGFEVQMKINCLYLRDNHERLIAKVSMTKN